The Desulfohalovibrio reitneri genome contains a region encoding:
- the fliJ gene encoding flagellar export protein FliJ: MGKPFRFKLEKVLQFRRQAEEQAQQDLARARSRLREQEERLEGLLQALADHEASRFGNAEMTQADLWLWENYHRGLSQDVESSRVRRNRLAEEVERARAALIEKAKDRKVMEKLKEQQAEKHAREEQALEEKENDEVATILHGYRAF, from the coding sequence GTGGGAAAACCGTTTCGATTCAAGCTGGAAAAGGTGCTGCAGTTCCGCCGACAGGCGGAGGAGCAGGCGCAGCAGGACCTCGCCAGGGCCCGGTCCCGCCTGCGCGAGCAGGAGGAGCGCCTGGAGGGGCTGCTGCAAGCCCTGGCCGACCACGAGGCCTCCCGCTTCGGCAACGCCGAGATGACCCAAGCCGACCTGTGGTTGTGGGAGAACTACCACAGGGGGCTGAGCCAGGACGTGGAGAGCTCCAGGGTGCGCCGCAACCGCCTGGCCGAGGAGGTCGAACGCGCCCGCGCGGCATTGATTGAGAAGGCCAAGGACCGCAAGGTCATGGAAAAACTCAAGGAACAGCAGGCGGAGAAACATGCCCGGGAAGAACAGGCACTCGAGGAAAAAGAAAACGACGAAGTCGCAACGATCCTCCACGGCTACCGTGCTTTCTAG